In Candidatus Paceibacterota bacterium, a single window of DNA contains:
- a CDS encoding peptidoglycan-binding domain-containing protein, with the protein MYKIIISVSLTIIAVPMIVGAAYNDVSLTTDAVITVGSYSLSVNGSTAVVESIVVSATDFTVTMPAGSSIAVQSTGKYIMETRGVANGYTSQECSASSNTLTITIPSSQATETAVITPTATVCSVATSAESGRRSSGGGSRAVSVPTPTVTTLTNNTVSNLTVLVSTPFTRRLVKSVSGNDVKNLQIVLNSDKDTKIALEGSGSPGNETNFFGSLTLKAVQKFQVKYSIAKDGDEGYGQVGPKTRAKLNELSGKR; encoded by the coding sequence ATGTACAAAATTATTATTTCTGTATCTCTAACAATCATTGCTGTACCAATGATTGTCGGGGCTGCATACAATGATGTGAGTTTGACAACTGATGCAGTAATAACTGTCGGTTCGTATTCTCTATCTGTAAATGGTTCGACGGCTGTAGTAGAATCAATTGTGGTAAGTGCAACAGATTTTACAGTTACAATGCCAGCTGGATCATCTATTGCTGTACAATCAACAGGTAAATACATTATGGAGACGAGAGGTGTAGCTAATGGTTATACTTCTCAAGAATGTAGTGCATCTAGTAATACACTGACTATTACTATTCCTTCAAGTCAAGCAACAGAGACGGCTGTGATTACTCCGACGGCTACTGTTTGTAGTGTGGCGACTAGTGCTGAAAGTGGGAGAAGGTCAAGCGGAGGAGGGTCACGGGCTGTTTCAGTCCCAACTCCGACAGTAACCACTTTGACTAATAACACAGTCTCTAATCTTACTGTTCTAGTTTCAACACCATTTACGCGTCGTCTAGTAAAGAGTGTATCAGGAAATGATGTTAAGAATTTGCAGATTGTACTAAACTCTGATAAGGATACTAAAATTGCTTTAGAAGGATCCGGTTCTCCTGGAAATGAGACGAACTTCTTTGGTAGTCTAACTTTGAAAGCAGTCCAAAAATTTCAAGTCAAGTATAGTATCGCAAAAGATGGTGATGAGGGTTATGGACAAGTTGGTCCAAAGACAAGGGCAAAGTTAAATGAAT